The DNA segment ACCACCCGGGCCGGCTCGCCCGCTCCCGGCTGCTCGCCAAAATGCCGCCCGAGACCGCTGAGCCGGGCCGGGCCCGTGAGCCGTCTTCCGGGCCCCTGAGGATCATGGAGTGCACCGTCTGCCGTACCCCGGGGCGGCCCGCCGCGCTCCCCGGGGGCATCTGCGGCCCGTGCCGGGGCGAGGCTCCACCGGACGACCGGCGGCGTCGCGCGGGGGAGGCGACGGCCGCACAGGTCCGCGCCCGTGTGGAGGGTCTGCGCGCGGTCGCACGGCCACCGGCATCCAGCGGCGGCAAGCCCGCCACCGGCCGACCGTGATCCCGCCGCACCGGGGCGCGGCTGTCAGTGGCGGTCGGTAGGGTCGGCGCCATGCTGATCCGATTACGGCGCCCCTGGCGCGCCAGGCTGATCGTGGCCCTCGCGGTTCTCGTACTGGCCGCCGGCGGGGTGGCACTGATCCTGTGGGGCGAGACGCCGCCCCCGTTCCCGCCGCTGCCCGCGCTGCACGGCTCCGGGCCGCACGGCAATGTCCTGACCCAGGTCGTCTTCGAAAGCACCCTCGACCGCGACGCCCCGCCCGCACCGGCCACCCTCTGCGGCGCGGCAGCGCTGTCCGTGGCGGGGGCCCTGAGCCTCGCGGGCTGCCTCATCGTCCGCCGTCGATAGAGACCCCCGAAAACGCCGCCGGGGCGGCACCCCCGTGAAGGAGGTGCCGCCCCGACGTACGTCTGGACGTGCGGTCCGGGAGGACCAGCGTCTGATCCGCGGGGGATCAGAAGTCCATGTCACCGCCCGGCATGCCGCCCGGAGCGCCCGCGGCAGCGGCCTTCTCCGGCTTGTCGGCGATGACGGCCTCGGTGGTGAGGAAGAGCGCCGCGATGGAGGCGGCGTTCTGCAGCGCGGAGCGCGTGACCTTGGCCGGGTCGATGATGCCTTCGGCGATCATGTCGACGTAGTCGCCGGTCGCGGCGTTGAGGCCGTGACCCACGGGCAGGTTGCGCACCTTCTCCACGACAACGCCGCCCTCAAGGCCGCCGTTGACGGAGATCTGCTTGAGCGGGGCCTCCAGGGCGAGCTTCACGGCGTTGGCGCCGGTGGCCTCGTCACCGTCGAGCTCCAGCTTCTCGAAGACCGAGGAAGCCTGCAGCAGGGCCACGCCACCGCCGGCGACGATGCCCTCCTCGACGGCCGCCTTCGCGTTGCGAACGGCGTCCTCGATGCGGTGCTTGCGCTCCTTGAGCTCGACCTCGGTGGCGGCACCGGCCTTGATGACGGCCACGCCGCCGGCCAGCTTCGCCAGACGCTCCTGGAGCTTCTCGCGGTCGTAGTCCGAGTCGCTGTTCTCGATCTCGGCGCGGATCTGGTTGACGCGGCCCTGGACCTGCTCGCTGTCACCGGCACCGTCGACGATGGTGGTCTCGTCCTTGGTGATGACGACCTTGCGGGCGCGGCCGAGGAGCTCCAGACCGGCGTTCTCCAGCTTGAGGCCGACCTCCTCGGAGATGACCGTGCCACCGGTGAGGATGGCGATGTCGCCGAGCATGGCCTTGCGGCGGTCACCGAAGCCCGGGGCCTTGACGGCGACGGACTTGAAGGTGCCACGGATCTTGTTGACGACCAGGGTCGACAGGGCCTCGCCCTCGACGTCCTCGGCGATGATCAGCAGCGGCTTGCCGGACTGCATGACCTTCTCCAGGAGCGGCAGCAGGTCCTTCACGCTGCTGATCTTGGAGTTGACGATCAGGATGTACGGGTCGTCGAGCGCGGCTTCCATGCGCTCCATGTCGGTCGCGAAGTACGCCGAGATGTAGCCCTTGTCGAAGCGCATACCCTCGGTGAGCTCCAGCTCCAGACCGAAGGTCTGGGACTCCTCGACGGTGATGACGCCTTCCTTGCCGACCTTGTCCATGGCCTCGGCGATCAGCTCGCCGATCTGGGTGTCGGCGGCGGAGATGGAGGCGGTCGAAGCGATCTGCTCCTTGGTCTCCACGTCCTTGGCCTGCTCCAGCAGGGCGGCGGAGACGGCCTCGACGGCGCGCTCGATGCCGCGCTTGAGGGCCATCGGGTTGGCGCCGGCGGCGACGTTGCGCAGGCCCTCGCGGACCAGAGCCTGGGCCAGGACGGTCGCGGTCGTCGTGCCGTCACCGGCGACGTCGTCCGTCTTCTTCGCGACCTCCT comes from the Streptomyces angustmyceticus genome and includes:
- the groL gene encoding chaperonin GroEL (60 kDa chaperone family; promotes refolding of misfolded polypeptides especially under stressful conditions; forms two stacked rings of heptamers to form a barrel-shaped 14mer; ends can be capped by GroES; misfolded proteins enter the barrel where they are refolded when GroES binds); its protein translation is MAKIIAFDEEARRGLERGMNQLADAVKVTLGPKGRNVVLEKKWGAPTITNDGVSIAKEIELEDPYEKIGAELVKEVAKKTDDVAGDGTTTATVLAQALVREGLRNVAAGANPMALKRGIERAVEAVSAALLEQAKDVETKEQIASTASISAADTQIGELIAEAMDKVGKEGVITVEESQTFGLELELTEGMRFDKGYISAYFATDMERMEAALDDPYILIVNSKISSVKDLLPLLEKVMQSGKPLLIIAEDVEGEALSTLVVNKIRGTFKSVAVKAPGFGDRRKAMLGDIAILTGGTVISEEVGLKLENAGLELLGRARKVVITKDETTIVDGAGDSEQVQGRVNQIRAEIENSDSDYDREKLQERLAKLAGGVAVIKAGAATEVELKERKHRIEDAVRNAKAAVEEGIVAGGGVALLQASSVFEKLELDGDEATGANAVKLALEAPLKQISVNGGLEGGVVVEKVRNLPVGHGLNAATGDYVDMIAEGIIDPAKVTRSALQNAASIAALFLTTEAVIADKPEKAAAAGAPGGMPGGDMDF